The DNA sequence CTATCCACGAACCACACATCATTCGGCACATCCACGACGTCTGCAACCGCCATGAATAACTTGTTATCATTCGCCTCTTCTTGGACGTAATTTGCTTGTCTTCGATCAACAATCTGCTTTCACGTGCCCATATTTGCCGCAATTATGGCACTGAATATGGCTCTTGTCGCCTTGTTGTCCactaaaatattgttttgCGTCAGATCGACTGCACGACCTCGACCTTGGCCACGCCCGCGACCACGGAAACCTCCTCTGCCTCGTCCTCTTGCCGTAGAGAACTCCTTCTGATTGGAGAATTCACCTTTCACTTGAAAAGCTTTTTCATCAGACTTTTCAAACGATCGGTTAATCCTCGACTAATGAGGTTGAAGAGATCCCATCAGttcttgaaatgaaaaaactgaTAGGTCCTTTGATTCTTCGATTGCAGCTACAGCATGATCAAACTTTGGAGTCAAGCTTCTTAGCACCTTGTAACCGATGGTCTGGTCCGTGATCTTATCTCCGCAAGATCGCATTTGACTGACTGTTTCCCTTGCCCTCGACAAAAAATCAGCAACAGATTCTCCATTCTTCATGATCAGTGTTTCATAGTCACGTCGAAGTGATTGCAATCTCACGACGATGACTTTTGAATCTCCCTTGAATTCTTTCTGCAAGGTTGACCAAGCTTGCTTCGAGGTGGTCGTCCTTGCAATTCTGGAGAAGACGCTATCATGCACGGCTTGCTGGATGATCGCCAACGCCTTCGAGTCTTTCTTCTTGTTCTCCCGCAATCTGTTCGCCTCGTCGGGATCTGCATATCCTTGCTCCACGAAGTCCCATAGATCTTGAGACTTCAGTAGAGTCTGCATCCGGATACTCCAGTATTCATAGACTTCTCCTTTGAAGACTGGAATGAGTGGTTGTGTAGCACTCATCGAACTCCCGTTGCTGGCCATCATAACAGGACCCGGCTCTAGATACCACAAATGTTGGAACTTGAAAGTGAAGAacacaaaagaaagaaatattcaTAGTCTAAAAGTGTATATCAGAAGATGACTCCAAATTGACTTGTTTATTCCACTAATATGAGGTGCTATTTATAAGCCCTCTAAGCATGAAGATTACAACGGCAAACTGAAATGAGCTAAAAATCAGCAATAACAGAATATAGCTAATGACTAGGAACACTAAACAACCAACTAAGAATGAGTCAAACTAAAGCTGAAATCAACAAAGACTAAGTCACGATACTTTCAATTATGAGTCAACAGTCTTTATTcaacaataacaaaatcatGGCCAAAAAAGATGCTGCTTGCATGAATAACTATAACATGGAAAGGTGGTGTTCACTATTTTAAACCAGATAGATAATACTAAGATATAACATGAGATTAGCTATAATagacttttatttaaaattaaattagtcgTAATAATGGGCTAAGATGGATTATCATGAGACACATGCactaaaaaaatgcaaattagtGACAGAATTAGTTTCAGCAGCggaaatttcaagaattagtGACGGATAAGTGACTCTTAAGCGTCAATCACTAATTAGTGATAGGATAGTCCGTCAATGATCCGAATTTACCATAGCAGCCGCCTTTGATTTCCGTAATTGTAAATTTAGTGACGGATTTTTTTACTGACAAGCTTTGTATTGACGGATCCGTCAATACTTAATCTGACACTAAATCTGTTAAGTGCCTAAATTTCTGATTAGTGACAGAATTATCCGTCACTAAATTGCGAGTTTTTTTGTAATGACATTTTGTACTCCATCTTGTAAATATGCCGAGATATATTGTCATTGGTTAAATTATTGAGGGAATGAGTAACCGAACAAGAGACTATTAATCAGTACTTCTAGTCATGACCAATAGTGAGAAAACATCAGATCTGAAAAGATAAATACttattaatttactaaatacTTTCATTGGCatcacatttatatttatctccACAATTTAATGACATCTCATCATCACCCCCAATTTAATGATACATCctcttatttctccctaatttcaacaatatttgCTTTATCCTGCCATCATCTCTAATTGCTTCTTTGTTACAAAGAGATTTTCACAAAAGCCATGAATGCAAACAACCTTATACATTTACCATCGCTTTAGATCCCTCGCCTTCAGCACACATGCCCGACTCTACCCCGACGTCTACTGAAGAGTCACCACCACCTATTTCCCGACCTAAAGGACCAGACTTTGACCACCACATCTCAAAGATTACTCTTGATATGCATATCATATCTCTAGAaaattattagttaattaaatgtaaCTATATTGAGGGTAGTTTTGGCGGATCCAGGTATAATTTTGGAGGGGGCGAAATCAGTAGAAGTAGAAGTAAacgaactttttttttctccaacgAGGcgtaaaattgtaattttataaaagaagccTAAAAATCTCTAAACAACATTGTTTGATGCATTCTTCCTCCGtcaaagtagtaaaaatatttaacataTCATAAcgtattttaatcattttttagataagtgaaatagaaatattttagaTGTTCATTTTGCACGCACGCATAAGATAGCAATATGGATAACCAAAAGTTAATACTTTGTAGAATAGGGAAAACATGTATTTAATATACTGATATGATTCACTAATATGTGTTCTGATCATTCTAAGGATTTGGATAGGCATCCTCTGTTGTGATATTTGCTGTTAGACACACcaaataagaaatattaaatatataaaataaaataaattgaataattatatattattttaatgttgcATTAGAGACAGCATAGGCTGCTGCTGTGCTAAATAGCATAACAGAGGATCCCCCTCTATGATTCAATGTGGTTTCTCATTAAGTATGATAATGTGTACTTATTattgtgtatattttgttCCTTGTTGTTCGATTATACtcctccgttctatagtaatagagtcattctGCCactttggtacgttccattgTAATAGagtcatctctctaccttttttattttttactttattctctctttattcaactcacctaacacaaattttcttaatctttgtgCCGAAAaaaaacgcctccattactatggaacggatggagtatcaaATAAAGCATCAATGTGTAAATCCATATAATTCCATGTTAAGATTAATTACATAACGCATTTtccaatttctcatttcaacctaagaaataaataacagATCAttcacaaaagaaaaaaagtagcaAAATAGGCATATCACAATTACTCAAAACACCATCTCTTCCCACATATAAGTAGAAAACTCATTCGATCTCCCTCTTCCATCATCATAAAACACAATGCCTTCAATCAACATCCTCTTCCTCATCTTcgccctcttcttcctctgaCGCTCGACATCATCGTCAGCCTTCACCTTGAAGCTCGTCCACCGCGGCTCCCCCGACTCCCCTCTATACCAACTGAACCTCACAACCGCGCAACGCTTCCTCAAACACGCCGAGATCTCCCTCTCCCGCGCCTCCCATTTCGAGAACCCCGTCCACGCAGATATCCGCCTTCCAGCAAAGCTCGACCCCATCTCCACCGCGGATTTATACATCGGCACCCCTGCTGTGAAGAGGACTCTCGTCTTTGACACCGGCAGCGGCGTCACGTGGATGCAATGCAAGCCCTGCACCCGCTGCTTCAAGCAGAACGCCCCTGTTTTCGAGCCGAAGAAGTCAAGCACCTACAAACCGATCAGCAAAAAACACCCCCTCTCCAAAAGCTTCGATTGCTCATTATTCGGAAGCGGCTGCAGCTACTCCATCAACTACCACAGCGGCCAGTTCTCCAAGGGTCCGGTCGCCACCGAAACATTCACGTTCGACACTAGCCTGAGAAGTCCCGCAGCCGTAACAAACCTCGTATTCGGCTGCGGGACTTCCAACGGCGGGAAATTCCAGCCGCAGGTCACCGGAATACTCGGGATGGACAGAAGGCCGACGTCGCTGCCCCAGCAGCTCGGCGCGTCGATCAAGTACCGATTCTCGTACTGCCTCTCCCCGACCACGGCCTCGTACGTCAGGTTCGGCGACGAGGCCGTGATTCGCGGGAGGAACGGGCAGAGGACGCTGATTATCGAGATGAGAAACAAACGGAGCGCGGTTAACTACGCCCTCCCGTTGATGGATCTCAGCATCGACGGGAGGAGGCTCGGGGCGAGATTCCCCGAGGGAATCTACATAGATTCCGGATCTTCATTAAGCCTTTTAGAAACAAGTGTGTTTGTTGCTGTGAAAAATTATCTTGTTAGTTATTTTGCGAGGTTTCGGGATGTGGAGAGGTATACAGGgtgtagggatcagattagtctagattcactaattatcgagacctctttgttcttgtacaagaGAGCTCAGCCAAACTCTCACCCACGCGGCTGATTTACACAAGTAATACAACTAGGATTACAACGAATATagttctaactattacaagGTCTTGAAGCTGCTAACTCAGCTCCACTCGCTACTCACTTATACCTGCACACTCAAGAAATAAGTTAGCGATACTAAGAGAGATCCTCTCGGATCTAAACACAAGAACTCAACTAAGAACAGAGAGTAAGAACAAGAGATCCAAGAAACTTGGCTCAGAACCCGCCGCAATCAACACCGATCTATTCTTCCAGAACTAGATCCAAGGGAGCACCAATGGATTGGATAGAGTCAACCCTCAGACCACCAATACCTTCACCAGATAAACCCCTCACACCAGATCAAGTTCCACCGAACAAATCTCCACACACGGCCTTCAAGTTCTCACAAACCCTAGATCCTCTCCAGAACTAAGCAATCGAAGAGATTGCTTCACACCAGCACTCACAACTGATCTTACACTCAAAGAACCATGGAAGATCACCAAGAGATGGCCGGAAGTACACCGGAgaagagaggagagaagagagagatgcTCTGAGTCAcaaggaagagagagagatgatgaTAGAATGAATCGGCTCAACAAACCAACACTCACATAAAACACACAACCCTACATCCAACGGTTAGAAGGCAACATCTGAGTGAGAGGGGCACGTGGCAGCATCTGGAGTGAGGAGGTAAGTAATTGGGCTTAGCCCAATTAATAACATCCGGGCTTAACAAATAACACAGCCCAAATAAGAGTCCATCCAAAAATTATCCAACATACTCCACCTTGGACTTTTATTCTGGAAAACCAATCAAGTGTTGTGGGCTAAGGCATAATCATCACAGCCTACAAGGCAGATCCCTCAGCACCAAAGGACAAAGTCCACTTGCATTTTGGGTACTACTAGGTTGCCTTTAGACACCAGAGGGGCTGACACCCATTAGTCTAAAGGACTTCATGCCTCCAGCCACCTACCACCCTTACCACAGCAGATAAGGTGGCTGAGGTCTTTCCCCTGGGACATGCAACCTATCCTAGATCAAAGTGCAAAAACTTAATGCAGAAAAGAAGTTTTTCCAATGGTAAGGGCTTAGTTCCCATGTCAGCTGGGTTTTTATCAGTATGCACCTTTTGAAGAAACACTTCACCCTTTTCTACAATATCCCTAATGTAATGAAACCTTACATCTATATGCTTTGTTCTATCATGAAAAACAGGGTTTTTACATAACTGAATAGCAGATTGAGAATCAGAGAACAACACAGGAGTGGATTTCACAAACTTGAGTTCAGAAAGTACTCCTTTTAACCATACAGCCTCTTTCATTGCCTCAGTGATGGCAATATACTCTGACTCAGTGGTGGACAAGTCCACAATGTGCTGCAGCTGTGATTTCCAACTTATGCAAGACTTATACACTGAAAATACATAGGAGGTTGTTGACTTACTCTTATCTCTGTCATTGGCATAATTGGAATCCACAAAACCAGTTAATAAGACACCATCATCACATTTAAAATAGCATAAACCATACTTAGCAGTTTGCTTCAAGTATCTAAGAAGCCATTTCAGAGCTTCCCAATGAACAGGACCTGGATTAGACATATATCTACTAAGACAAGACACAGCATAGGCAATATCAGGCCTAGTGCTAACCATCAAGTACATAACAGATCCAATAGCATTAGCATAGGGAATTCTCTTCATAACATCAATTTCAGATTGAGACTTAGGGCATAGATCTTTACTCAACATAAAATGAGCAGCTAAAGGCACAGAAGCAGGCTTAGCATCAAACATGTTAAActttttcaga is a window from the Salvia hispanica cultivar TCC Black 2014 chromosome 1, UniMelb_Shisp_WGS_1.0, whole genome shotgun sequence genome containing:
- the LOC125188966 gene encoding aspartic proteinase CDR1-like, whose amino-acid sequence is MQCKPCTRCFKQNAPVFEPKKSSTYKPISKKHPLSKSFDCSLFGSGCSYSINYHSGQFSKGPVATETFTFDTSLRSPAAVTNLVFGCGTSNGGKFQPQVTGILGMDRRPTSLPQQLGASIKYRFSYCLSPTTASYVRFGDEAVIRGRNGQRTLIIEMRNKRSAVNYALPLMDLSIDGRRLGARFPEGIYIDSGSSLSLLETSVFVAVKNYLVSYFARFRDVESSTRYSLIPAHSRNKLAILREILSDLNTRTQLRTESKNKRSKKLGSEPAAINTDLFFQN